In Phormidium yuhuli AB48, one genomic interval encodes:
- a CDS encoding S-layer homology domain-containing protein, producing MVRTFDLIVFGDEVPGVLALVTAAREVRQRTGAWPRSLLMLKGPATDPIGGHLVRGKLSYLDRSGIPLDLRQRHGLKTFGDPPAIYQEFLTRAQVDLIALDPHRGNQALRGMLGEVGALMTGQVEIAEVLKTGSRISGLRLTRGETFLAQQFIDATVNAELAQKAGVKKLQGFATFGLPEAELPVTLCFETEGVTVAKVREVENYYLHHLLDSQSPLGQEWLKRASGGDVDIAQFLRASLTNAQGQPLRLYSDRDFIDVRSRALSIGYHARRNKPFSLKNSGFLLDNGNVAILPGNRLSWNSLLWFVTGAEAEALARNQARPTEAILGEFEQVRRWFMETFGASEVRPAAELYIRHAGNIAGAVSPLSGAQMLDGAVPAAEALGTFGYHFDVRGGIEGLGERARAKGYNSVSIQAKPLFNVGIRQAQVKAVPNLAVVSPASDFPGYASSAGRIVEYNVGVAQGLGIAAAIALDQGRQLSEISNAEVRQVLAQRGRLSKVYGIRQTDAAQYLAEFERVLAPIPGEPEPTGELRDIAGHWAQRFIEALFEREIIAGVGHRRFMPDEPLTRAAFAAILAKAFDVPVVRDPQVFLDVSPGFWGYQAIRKANEMGFIAGFPNGSFRPQESVTRTQAWVAIVNGLNLAPGADVGLLSFYGDRNQIPTYAQTAVARATQAQLVANYPNRRQLQPQASMTRAEMAVTVYQGLVALGQLPEIESPYLITAGTLAAPPFTDLDGHWTAEFVTALTAKGLISGYPDQTFRPDAPLSRAAFATLLAKAFEPEPVREAIAFRDVSPGFWAAKAIQQVARGGFMSGVGGDRFAPNLNLQRLSVWLALVNGQNLGEADVSKLEPFADKGEIPTAAKPAVAMALKRGLLVNYPDGDRLTPNRDATRGEVAVILYQALRDAGLADLPVIESPYLIPSP from the coding sequence ATGGTTCGCACCTTTGATTTGATTGTTTTTGGTGATGAAGTTCCCGGTGTTTTGGCTCTGGTGACGGCGGCGCGTGAGGTTCGTCAGCGGACGGGGGCTTGGCCGCGATCGCTCCTGATGCTTAAAGGACCTGCCACAGACCCGATTGGAGGCCATCTCGTGCGGGGGAAACTTTCCTATTTGGATCGCAGTGGTATCCCCCTTGATCTGCGGCAACGTCATGGCTTAAAAACATTTGGTGACCCTCCCGCTATTTATCAAGAGTTTCTCACTCGCGCTCAGGTGGATTTGATTGCCCTAGACCCTCACCGGGGAAATCAGGCTTTGCGCGGGATGCTTGGGGAGGTGGGGGCCCTAATGACGGGACAGGTGGAGATTGCCGAGGTGTTAAAAACTGGATCTCGCATCAGTGGCTTGCGTTTGACGCGAGGTGAGACGTTTTTAGCTCAACAGTTTATTGATGCTACAGTCAATGCTGAACTGGCCCAAAAGGCGGGGGTGAAGAAGTTACAAGGCTTTGCCACCTTCGGACTTCCCGAGGCGGAGTTACCCGTTACCCTCTGTTTTGAAACGGAGGGGGTGACGGTGGCCAAGGTGCGGGAGGTGGAAAATTACTATCTTCATCATCTCCTCGATAGTCAAAGTCCCCTGGGGCAAGAATGGTTAAAACGAGCCTCTGGGGGAGATGTGGACATTGCCCAGTTTTTGCGGGCTTCCTTGACCAATGCCCAGGGGCAACCCTTACGACTCTACAGCGATCGCGATTTTATTGATGTGCGATCGCGGGCCCTGAGTATTGGTTATCATGCTCGCCGCAATAAACCCTTTTCTCTCAAGAACAGCGGCTTTCTCCTGGACAATGGCAATGTGGCGATTCTGCCGGGAAACCGTCTCTCCTGGAATTCCCTATTATGGTTCGTCACCGGCGCCGAAGCCGAAGCTCTGGCCCGCAATCAGGCTCGGCCGACAGAGGCTATTTTAGGGGAGTTTGAACAGGTGCGCCGTTGGTTTATGGAGACCTTTGGCGCCTCGGAGGTGCGGCCGGCGGCAGAACTGTATATTCGTCATGCGGGCAATATCGCCGGGGCCGTGAGTCCCCTCAGTGGCGCTCAGATGCTCGATGGCGCAGTTCCGGCAGCAGAGGCTTTAGGGACGTTTGGCTATCATTTTGATGTGCGCGGCGGTATTGAAGGTCTGGGTGAAAGGGCCCGGGCTAAGGGCTACAACAGTGTTAGTATTCAGGCTAAGCCGCTGTTTAATGTGGGGATTCGTCAGGCCCAGGTAAAAGCTGTGCCCAATTTGGCTGTGGTGAGTCCGGCTTCAGATTTTCCCGGTTATGCCTCCTCTGCGGGACGGATTGTGGAATATAACGTGGGGGTGGCACAAGGGTTGGGCATTGCGGCGGCGATCGCCTTAGATCAGGGCCGACAACTCTCGGAAATCAGCAATGCAGAGGTGCGCCAGGTGTTGGCACAACGGGGACGGCTCTCAAAAGTCTATGGGATTCGTCAGACGGATGCGGCTCAGTATTTGGCTGAGTTTGAGAGGGTCTTAGCTCCCATTCCTGGGGAACCTGAGCCCACGGGAGAATTACGGGATATTGCGGGCCATTGGGCGCAACGGTTTATTGAGGCCTTGTTTGAACGGGAGATTATTGCTGGGGTGGGCCATCGTCGCTTTATGCCCGATGAGCCGTTGACGCGGGCGGCCTTTGCGGCGATTTTAGCCAAGGCCTTCGATGTACCCGTGGTACGCGACCCTCAGGTGTTTTTGGATGTCTCGCCGGGTTTTTGGGGCTATCAGGCGATTCGTAAGGCCAATGAGATGGGGTTTATTGCAGGGTTCCCCAATGGCAGTTTTCGCCCGCAGGAGTCGGTGACTCGGACTCAGGCTTGGGTGGCGATTGTTAATGGCTTGAATTTGGCGCCTGGGGCGGATGTGGGGCTGTTGTCGTTTTATGGCGATCGCAATCAAATCCCCACGTATGCTCAGACGGCGGTGGCCCGGGCCACTCAGGCTCAGTTAGTGGCTAATTACCCCAATCGTCGCCAGTTGCAACCTCAAGCCTCGATGACGCGGGCGGAGATGGCGGTGACGGTGTATCAGGGGTTGGTGGCGTTGGGGCAACTGCCTGAGATTGAGTCTCCTTATCTGATTACGGCCGGGACGTTGGCGGCGCCTCCTTTTACGGATTTAGATGGCCATTGGACGGCGGAGTTTGTCACGGCGTTGACGGCGAAGGGCTTGATTAGTGGTTATCCGGACCAAACCTTTCGCCCTGATGCACCGCTGTCTCGGGCAGCGTTTGCGACGTTGTTGGCGAAGGCCTTTGAGCCAGAGCCGGTTCGCGAGGCGATCGCGTTTCGGGATGTGTCGCCGGGTTTTTGGGCAGCCAAGGCGATTCAGCAGGTGGCTCGGGGTGGGTTTATGTCTGGGGTTGGGGGCGATCGCTTTGCGCCCAATCTCAATCTACAACGGCTCTCGGTTTGGCTGGCGTTGGTGAATGGGCAGAATTTGGGAGAGGCGGATGTCTCGAAGTTAGAGCCGTTCGCTGACAAGGGGGAGATTCCCACGGCGGCAAAACCGGCGGTGGCCATGGCCCTGAAGCGAGGGTTACTGGTGAATTATCCTGATGGCGATCGGCTGACGCCTAATCGGGATGCGACTCGTGGGGAAGTGGCGGTAATTCTCTATCAGGCGTTACGAGATGCGGGGTTAGCGGATTTACCGGTGATTGAGTCTCCCTATCTCATTCCGTCCCCGTGA
- a CDS encoding putative bifunctional diguanylate cyclase/phosphodiesterase, whose amino-acid sequence MTAEDYNRNRFRLATARVAVVTFPLVLALWHGHRLLQQELSDSQPLESLASTQVHLALWLPSMLAALTGVLVALLLCLRRFYRWLRHPRGDRSAVEFALDRERLFNHTLIEANPAFVVAISPEGEVLRMNESMLRALGYRREEVLGRNYLSCCVPPCDRSRVRELFQDLVDVLDRIQAESSLMTKDGEILWVAWHGQSVRQCPSGACEFILGIGNDITDRQHTIQALATAEAKYRSIFENAIEGIFQVSPEGYYLSANPALAIILGYESPEHLIQKIDNIDRQLYVDSSRRAKLLRLLQTQNVVSGFEAEVYRRDGSVVWISEDVRAVRDHNGALLHYEGSVVDITERKRTEQRLRYNASHDELTGLWNRGWFLSQLERSLRRSRRHQDYQFVVLFLDLDNFKGVNDSLGHVIGDRLLLEVAHRLELCLRPGDTLARLGGDEFTILMENLQDLQEAVQLAQRIQQSLREPLPVENHRIFTQVSIGIAPADPGHRQPQDLLQDADIALYRAKKQKPTEGYVIFDRTMRSETIRRLQLETDLRGAIERNELKVVYQPIVCLDTLKITGFEALVRWRHSQYGPISPSEFIPIAEESGSIQALGAWVLRTAGHQLRQWQKTILGCDRLSMSINLSGRQLSQAFISQLDYLLADTQLDGGTLKLEITETALMEDVDSAIVLLKQIQDRHVVLCLDDFGTGYCSLNYLHRFPIQIIKLDRSFVERLFDSDGRPPIAPAIVNLAQHLQIHTIAEGIENLEQLQYLQNIGCNYGQGYWFSRPLEASRAEQLLQEDFNPQALAG is encoded by the coding sequence ATGACAGCCGAAGACTACAACCGAAATCGTTTCAGGCTGGCCACAGCAAGAGTCGCAGTCGTGACGTTTCCCCTCGTCCTAGCTCTGTGGCATGGACACCGGTTGCTACAACAGGAGCTGTCAGACTCACAACCCTTGGAATCCCTTGCCAGTACTCAAGTTCATTTAGCCCTTTGGCTACCTTCAATGTTGGCTGCCTTGACTGGTGTGCTAGTGGCCCTACTGTTATGTTTACGCCGTTTCTATCGATGGTTACGTCATCCTAGGGGCGATCGCAGTGCCGTTGAGTTTGCCCTAGATCGTGAACGGCTGTTTAATCACACCCTCATCGAAGCCAATCCGGCTTTTGTCGTGGCCATTTCCCCGGAGGGGGAAGTCTTGCGCATGAACGAATCGATGCTTAGGGCCCTGGGGTATCGTCGAGAGGAGGTATTGGGGCGAAATTATCTGTCCTGTTGTGTCCCCCCTTGCGATCGCTCCCGTGTACGAGAACTCTTCCAGGATCTCGTTGATGTCTTGGATAGGATTCAGGCTGAAAGCTCTCTGATGACGAAAGATGGTGAGATTCTTTGGGTAGCGTGGCATGGTCAGTCTGTCCGTCAATGTCCCAGTGGCGCCTGTGAGTTTATCCTGGGCATTGGCAATGACATTACCGATCGCCAACACACCATCCAAGCCTTAGCCACCGCCGAAGCCAAGTATCGTAGTATTTTTGAAAACGCGATCGAGGGCATTTTTCAAGTTTCTCCTGAAGGCTATTATCTCAGTGCCAACCCGGCCTTAGCCATCATCCTGGGCTATGAGTCTCCAGAACACCTCATTCAGAAAATCGATAATATCGACCGTCAACTCTATGTTGATTCGAGTCGCCGCGCGAAACTGCTACGACTGCTACAAACTCAAAATGTTGTTTCCGGCTTTGAGGCAGAAGTCTATCGTCGCGATGGTTCGGTGGTTTGGATTTCTGAAGATGTGCGAGCAGTTCGAGATCACAATGGGGCCTTGCTTCACTATGAAGGCTCCGTTGTGGATATCACCGAACGCAAACGCACCGAACAACGACTACGCTATAACGCCTCCCACGATGAACTGACGGGATTATGGAATCGGGGTTGGTTCCTCTCACAACTTGAACGCAGTTTGCGGCGGTCACGCCGTCATCAAGACTATCAGTTTGTGGTCCTCTTCTTGGATCTCGATAATTTTAAAGGCGTTAATGATAGTCTCGGCCATGTCATCGGCGATCGCCTGCTCTTAGAAGTTGCCCATCGCCTAGAACTGTGCTTGCGGCCCGGTGACACCCTCGCTCGTCTTGGGGGAGATGAGTTCACCATTCTTATGGAAAACCTTCAAGACTTACAGGAGGCCGTTCAACTGGCCCAGCGGATCCAACAGTCCCTGCGAGAGCCCCTCCCCGTTGAAAATCATCGCATCTTTACCCAAGTCAGCATTGGCATTGCTCCCGCCGATCCTGGCCACCGCCAACCTCAAGATTTATTACAAGATGCTGATATTGCGCTCTATCGGGCGAAAAAGCAGAAACCCACTGAAGGCTATGTGATCTTTGATCGGACCATGCGCAGTGAAACGATCCGACGACTACAGCTAGAAACTGACCTAAGGGGGGCGATCGAGCGCAACGAGTTAAAGGTCGTCTATCAACCGATCGTTTGCCTAGACACCCTGAAAATCACTGGTTTTGAAGCCCTAGTCCGTTGGCGACACAGTCAATATGGGCCGATCTCACCCTCAGAATTTATTCCCATTGCTGAGGAAAGTGGTTCCATCCAAGCCTTAGGGGCCTGGGTATTACGCACCGCTGGCCATCAACTGCGACAGTGGCAAAAGACCATTCTGGGTTGCGATCGCCTGTCCATGAGCATCAATCTATCCGGGAGGCAACTCTCTCAAGCCTTTATCAGCCAATTAGACTATCTCCTGGCCGACACACAACTCGACGGAGGGACCCTAAAACTAGAAATTACGGAAACCGCTCTGATGGAGGATGTAGACAGTGCCATTGTCCTTCTTAAGCAAATCCAAGACCGTCACGTGGTCTTATGCCTTGATGACTTTGGCACAGGGTATTGTTCCCTCAACTATCTACATCGATTTCCGATTCAGATTATCAAACTTGATCGCTCCTTTGTTGAACGGCTCTTTGACAGCGATGGCCGGCCTCCCATCGCCCCTGCCATCGTTAATCTCGCCCAACACTTACAAATTCATACCATTGCCGAGGGCATTGAAAACCTAGAACAACTCCAATATCTACAAAACATCGGTTGCAATTACGGGCAAGGCTATTGGTTCTCCCGTCCCCTAGAGGCTTCACGAGCCGAACAACTGCTACAAGAAGACTTCAACCCCCAGGCCCTAGCCGGGTAA